The genomic stretch GGCGCTCGAAGGCTTGCGGCGTGTCGGGCTGGTCCCTGAGCTCGGCTAGGTCGCGGGCGACCCGCTCGGCCTCCCACAACAAGCCCTGGTCCGGATGGTCCAGGTTGGGACGCGGCAGTACCCGCCATTCCCGCTGGAGCGCCTCCGAGAGCGCACCGGCCTCCGGGGTGGCGATCTGGTCCAGGATGTCCTGCAATTCCTGCAAGGTCACCTGACGCTCCCCGCTCTCGATGCGGGACAGCACGGCCGCGCTGAGGGAGACGCGCCTTGCCAATTCCGCCTGCTTCAAGCCCGCCCGGTCGCGGACCAGCATAAGGTACCGGCCGAGTTCCGCCGGATTGATCGTGGATTCTTGCTCTGACATGAGTTCCTCCAAGGAAAGGTTTCCATGAAACTATAGCAAGATTTCTAAAAAACAAAAATATTTTTGGAAATCTTGCTACAACAATTCGCATGGATGGCTGGCGACTGGAGTACGGCGGCACGGCCAACCAGGGGATGCCGGGGATCCGGCGGGCCCCATGGCTGGCCCGGCATCGATCCCTCCCCCCAAGGTGTGGCGCGGCCCGGGGCCCCACTGGACAATTGGGATCATTCTGTCTAATGTTCCGGAGCCCGCCCCAGCAAATACGCGGGGTCGCGGCTTGTCTCGACGCGCAAATATTGGACAAAATGAACAAGGCATCCAAAGACGACCGCCGCCACCTGACCCAGGGCGAGGTGCAACGGCTCATTGCCGCTACCCAGGGCAGCCGCAATGAAGCCCGGGACCGGTTCTTCCTGCTGCTGATGTTCCGCCACGGCCTGCGGGTGTCGGAGGCGTGCGGCCTGAGGCTGTCCCAGCTGGACCTGGAGAACCGGGTGCTGCACGTCGCCCGGCTCAAGCGCGGGCTGTCCACCACCCACCCGCTCCGGGTGGACGAGGTGCGGCTGGCCAAGGCGTGGCTCGCGGAGCGCGCGCGGATGGGTCCGGAAACCGACGCCGTCTTCGTCAGCGAGCGGCGCGGCCCCCTGAGCCGCAAGACCGCCTGGCGCTTCATCCGCGCCTACGGCGAGCGGGCGGAACTGCTCCTGTCAGCCCATCCGCACATGCTGCGCCACGCCTGCGGCTTCGCGCTCGCCGACCAGGGCGCGGACACCCGGCTGATCCAGGATTATCTGGGACACCGCAACATCCAGCACACAGTCCGCTACACCGCCACCAACCCGGCGCGGTTCGGGCGGCTATGGCGGTGACCGCGAAGGGGCGGGATATTCGGGATACGTTGTTCCCGATGGAACAGCCGATAAAGGGGATCGGATAGCCGCCGGTTAGAATGCCTCGACATTATTAATATAGAATCATCTGTCACGACTGGCGTTTGGAACTACTCGGCAATGGCAAATAACAATAATAATTATTGGTATCGAATTTTGTTCAAGGTTAAGGTTTATGAGGCGTCTGGAGATTCCTTCCAGCGGTTGGTCAATGACCTGTGCCAACATAGTTGGGTTGGATTCCAAGCTATTTCACCATGGGGGAATTGGGGGGATGGCGGTAATGATGGGTGGGTCCAGGATGACCAGCATTATCTACAGGTTTATGCCCCCAAACCGACAACCGAATTGAATGCGGTTGATGCCGCCAAAAAATCCGTCAAAGATTTCCATAAACTTCTGAATAAGTGGTCAGCAATTAAAAAATACTCATTTGTACTCAATGATCGGTTTGTCGGAATCCCTGCCCCGGTGGCCCATGCCATGGAAGAAATCAAAACCACGCATAACCTGGCACAGGCACGGCCCATTGGAAGCGCCGACCTGGAATCCATGTTCATGGGGCTTCCCGAAGACCTGCGCCAAATCATCGTCGGCGGGATACCCTCTTGCTCTTTAAGTACTGTTGATGCTAGCGCTGTCGGCGAGTTGTTATCGAATTTGGCGGATAACATAACGCCATTGCCGCCTCTTCTAATTAACCCAAACG from Methylomagnum ishizawai encodes the following:
- a CDS encoding tyrosine-type recombinase/integrase; the encoded protein is MFRSPPQQIRGVAACLDAQILDKMNKASKDDRRHLTQGEVQRLIAATQGSRNEARDRFFLLLMFRHGLRVSEACGLRLSQLDLENRVLHVARLKRGLSTTHPLRVDEVRLAKAWLAERARMGPETDAVFVSERRGPLSRKTAWRFIRAYGERAELLLSAHPHMLRHACGFALADQGADTRLIQDYLGHRNIQHTVRYTATNPARFGRLWR
- a CDS encoding ABC-three component system protein; its protein translation is MANNNNNYWYRILFKVKVYEASGDSFQRLVNDLCQHSWVGFQAISPWGNWGDGGNDGWVQDDQHYLQVYAPKPTTELNAVDAAKKSVKDFHKLLNKWSAIKKYSFVLNDRFVGIPAPVAHAMEEIKTTHNLAQARPIGSADLESMFMGLPEDLRQIIVGGIPSCSLSTVDASAVGELLSNLADNITPLPPLLINPNAPDFDEKIAFNGLTSPVSEYLRVSSYQASLVDDFLSRRDPGLQQAVSEEISGLYATSKEEIPDTDPDAANIRYAWMLDRLIPEAGRQHPHSWKAYREAAQIVLAKFFETCDAYEYPDSNPAA